A single Clostridium sp. AN503 DNA region contains:
- a CDS encoding radical SAM protein, translating to MNHIEVFFISTQDQSHQLAYIPAAQRVVLLSEEMSANLQADPDAMDEWISGIVPAESGELLTFCPEPGDFPAYCINLTDGCNLGCLYCYLSDSRAPMPLMRKAQVRSIVHAIVKKKVQSETFPILPVAFYGGGEPTLHEALFRYAVDYLRDYASQHHIVARMSMTTNANYSNPELTEFIIQNFANVTISIDGPEDIQNEQRPGPNGQASFERVMYHARQLHKSDCTVCFRVTVTAQSLVHIDRIVDFFAEEFPGCTVIVSPMLTVGHGSHTTLAPPDPEMYTHGIYAAYCRAKERGIRLLTPETSRLSPRLFFCGAAQGNLLIISPGGVITSCSQVEEKSWFSTGQFLFEQEEICYEDSHSRSMSVHCYAECADCFCKYTCCGGCPEIRMSKSGDLHCELTRNITADLLYSRLK from the coding sequence ATGAATCATATTGAGGTTTTTTTTATTTCAACCCAGGACCAGTCACACCAATTGGCATATATCCCGGCTGCTCAGCGTGTGGTTTTGCTGTCCGAAGAGATGTCGGCGAACCTGCAGGCAGATCCAGATGCAATGGATGAGTGGATTTCCGGGATAGTCCCCGCCGAAAGCGGGGAACTGCTGACGTTTTGTCCGGAACCCGGCGATTTCCCCGCTTACTGCATTAATTTAACGGATGGTTGTAACCTGGGATGTTTATACTGTTATCTCTCTGACAGCCGGGCGCCCATGCCGCTTATGCGCAAAGCTCAGGTGCGCTCTATTGTACATGCCATTGTTAAGAAAAAGGTTCAGTCTGAAACATTCCCAATATTGCCAGTGGCATTTTATGGCGGAGGGGAACCTACTCTTCATGAGGCACTGTTTCGCTACGCTGTAGACTATTTGAGAGACTATGCCAGCCAGCATCACATTGTGGCGCGTATGTCTATGACTACAAATGCCAACTATTCGAATCCGGAATTGACTGAGTTTATCATACAAAATTTTGCAAATGTGACCATATCCATAGACGGACCGGAAGACATCCAAAATGAGCAGCGGCCAGGGCCAAATGGGCAAGCATCGTTTGAGAGGGTAATGTATCATGCACGGCAATTACATAAATCTGATTGCACGGTCTGTTTTCGAGTCACGGTCACAGCCCAATCCCTCGTACATATAGACCGTATTGTTGATTTTTTTGCAGAGGAATTCCCGGGATGCACTGTAATCGTTTCTCCCATGTTGACAGTCGGGCATGGCAGTCATACCACTCTGGCGCCACCAGATCCCGAGATGTATACGCATGGCATTTATGCGGCCTATTGCAGGGCGAAGGAACGGGGCATCCGTCTGCTTACGCCGGAGACCAGCCGTTTATCTCCGCGGTTATTTTTTTGTGGTGCGGCACAGGGCAATCTGCTGATCATCTCGCCAGGCGGCGTGATTACCAGTTGTTCACAGGTAGAAGAAAAAAGTTGGTTCAGTACAGGGCAATTCCTGTTTGAGCAGGAGGAGATTTGCTATGAAGACAGCCATAGCAGGTCAATGAGCGTACATTGTTATGCTGAATGTGCTGACTGCTTTTGCAAGTACACCTGCTGCGGAGGGTGTCCGGAAATCAGAATGAGTAAAAGCGGGGACCTGCAT
- a CDS encoding GNAT family protein: protein MIDLTAHLYDCGNLRHVDFLLECLSDKAWRNLCTIPTRTGIPSVFTDLHYAYTRKQSGNTIHLVVEQGNDVWVTYACVCVQGSTAEVMGGAAPAFSNRGLGLACYACLLDKIFSVKPNIQTIVSKTAERHRTIQRINDACGFRMVGSVPDGFYDQETGKRESLLRYELSRGQHPTDFVTRLCTRFNVRIDCDALTQLKEING, encoded by the coding sequence ATGATAGATCTGACTGCGCACCTGTATGACTGCGGCAATCTTCGCCATGTGGACTTTTTGCTGGAATGCCTGAGTGACAAAGCATGGCGTAATTTATGTACGATTCCAACCCGGACGGGCATTCCTTCCGTCTTTACAGATCTGCATTATGCATATACCCGGAAACAGTCAGGTAACACCATACATCTGGTGGTGGAGCAGGGAAACGATGTCTGGGTAACATACGCCTGTGTCTGCGTACAGGGCAGTACTGCCGAGGTGATGGGAGGCGCAGCTCCTGCATTTTCCAACCGTGGATTGGGGCTGGCCTGTTATGCGTGTCTGCTGGATAAGATTTTCTCAGTCAAACCCAATATCCAGACTATTGTGTCAAAGACAGCGGAGCGCCACCGCACCATCCAAAGAATTAACGATGCCTGCGGATTTCGCATGGTGGGCTCAGTGCCGGATGGATTTTATGACCAGGAGACGGGGAAACGGGAGAGTCTGCTGCGATATGAGCTGTCAAGAGGGCAGCACCCCACCGACTTTGTCACCCGTTTATGCACCCGGTTCAATGTACGGATCGACTGCGATGCCCTTACACAACTGAAGGAGATAAATGGATGA
- a CDS encoding Nif11-like leader peptide family natural product precursor — MSKINTAIDQILSDDELMKKLQATKTVEDVVTLAKQEHIDVSEEEIREYFAKGDIDPRLLPVTGSCGKNTCTTHM; from the coding sequence ATGAGTAAAATTAATACAGCGATTGACCAGATCCTTAGCGATGACGAACTTATGAAAAAACTGCAGGCAACAAAAACAGTTGAAGATGTTGTTACATTGGCAAAGCAGGAGCATATCGATGTGTCCGAAGAGGAAATCAGAGAATATTTTGCTAAGGGGGACATTGATCCCCGCCTGCTTCCGGTTACCGGCTCTTGCGGCAAAAACACCTGTACGACACATATGTAA
- a CDS encoding LuxR C-terminal-related transcriptional regulator, with amino-acid sequence MEIRAEEAERLYELTGGWAAALRLHLTQYLASGRMSEQVGIDELMERSFWGALDAGQRSFFLGLSLLDTFTEAQAARISGHKTVPDALWNIVRRNPLVHREGAEYILHGLLKEYLSAKMSARDDDFRKMMWGRAGEACLTQRKNVEAILFFVQSGNDEAALAVTLNSLQLAELVRTKTDQLNALFFRCSKELLVDKWQLLLGSAIKASLNGKITLARTAITRLMQLREMPEVRQQKFVEAALELIASFQAFNDVAGMCRHHDAVYELLDDPRDFYLTNDSWTFEIPSVVYMFWREPGKLAETIQLVREGVPRYAVIGGGKGLGAPEVMYAEARLLSGDENECKMFTSQAKFIAAEHGQDSIYFCTLTLTARRALLQGDAECFSAAVSAIERHAFKGKEFRCVTAAEVCLAYLYFLLDIEEQIPQWLFRKEAVRQQLYPISIPFAHIITLRGLRRHKREEFTGAAAAFIQESKEFHHLLPILYIWLEQAAYYEEAGDRTMARECVERALALAIPDKVYLPIAEYYANLSGILGDCALSCQDETALEQVRLLGRRFAFGAAAVRAELLGYSPLTSREREIALLAKERLTTQEIALRLVISPATVKNTLNKIYSKLNIRGKSDLQSIHF; translated from the coding sequence GTGGAGATCCGAGCGGAGGAAGCGGAGCGGCTGTATGAACTGACAGGAGGATGGGCAGCAGCCCTGCGGCTTCATCTCACACAATATCTGGCAAGCGGCAGAATGAGTGAACAGGTGGGAATTGATGAACTGATGGAACGGTCCTTTTGGGGAGCGCTGGATGCCGGCCAGCGCTCGTTTTTCCTGGGCCTGTCTCTGCTGGATACGTTTACAGAGGCGCAGGCGGCGCGCATTTCAGGACACAAAACAGTTCCGGATGCATTGTGGAACATTGTGCGGCGCAATCCGCTTGTTCACCGGGAGGGAGCGGAGTATATTTTACACGGGCTTCTGAAAGAATACCTGTCTGCAAAGATGTCGGCGCGGGATGACGATTTCCGTAAAATGATGTGGGGCCGGGCGGGGGAGGCTTGTTTGACCCAGAGGAAAAACGTGGAAGCTATCCTGTTTTTTGTTCAGTCCGGAAATGATGAGGCGGCTCTTGCCGTGACACTGAACAGCCTGCAGCTTGCCGAGCTGGTGCGGACGAAAACGGATCAGCTGAATGCTCTGTTTTTCCGGTGTTCCAAGGAGTTGTTGGTGGATAAATGGCAGCTTTTGCTTGGTTCAGCTATCAAGGCCAGTCTCAACGGCAAAATCACATTGGCCCGGACTGCAATCACCCGGTTGATGCAGCTTCGGGAGATGCCGGAGGTCCGGCAGCAGAAGTTCGTGGAAGCGGCGCTTGAGCTGATTGCATCTTTTCAGGCGTTTAATGATGTGGCTGGCATGTGCCGCCATCACGATGCGGTATATGAATTGCTGGATGATCCGAGGGATTTCTATCTGACTAATGATTCCTGGACCTTTGAGATTCCCAGCGTGGTGTATATGTTCTGGCGGGAGCCGGGAAAGCTTGCGGAAACGATTCAACTGGTGCGGGAGGGAGTACCGCGCTATGCGGTTATTGGCGGAGGAAAAGGACTTGGTGCGCCGGAGGTAATGTATGCGGAGGCGCGCCTTCTCTCAGGAGATGAAAATGAGTGTAAGATGTTTACCAGTCAGGCAAAATTTATTGCTGCCGAACATGGTCAGGACAGCATCTATTTTTGTACTCTGACCTTAACGGCCCGGCGGGCATTGCTGCAAGGCGATGCAGAGTGTTTTTCAGCGGCAGTAAGCGCTATTGAGCGGCATGCGTTTAAGGGGAAAGAGTTTCGCTGTGTGACAGCTGCGGAGGTCTGTCTGGCTTATCTTTATTTTTTACTGGACATAGAAGAGCAGATTCCCCAGTGGTTATTCCGTAAGGAAGCGGTCAGGCAGCAGCTTTACCCGATCAGCATTCCCTTTGCCCATATTATCACTCTACGGGGGCTGCGTCGGCATAAACGGGAAGAATTTACCGGGGCGGCGGCAGCTTTTATTCAGGAAAGTAAAGAATTTCACCATTTGCTTCCCATACTTTATATCTGGTTGGAGCAGGCAGCCTACTATGAGGAAGCAGGCGATCGGACTATGGCGCGGGAGTGCGTTGAGCGTGCGCTGGCCCTGGCGATTCCCGATAAGGTTTATCTGCCAATTGCAGAATATTATGCCAATCTGTCTGGAATTCTGGGGGATTGTGCGCTTTCCTGCCAGGATGAGACCGCTCTGGAGCAGGTACGTCTCCTGGGAAGGCGGTTTGCTTTTGGCGCTGCAGCGGTGCGGGCTGAACTTTTGGGGTATTCTCCTTTGACGTCGAGGGAGCGGGAAATTGCCTTGCTTGCGAAAGAACGGCTTACTACACAGGAAATTGCCCTCAGGCTGGTCATTTCTCCGGCTACCGTTAAAAATACGCTGAACAAGATCTACAGCAAGCTGAATATCCGTGGGAAATCAGATCTCCAGAGTATCCATTTTTAG
- a CDS encoding VanZ family protein, with protein sequence MEHNNMILQLGYPIMWKYIIQDIGDTLQHLPLAAGIGLVLYLIWSWLFCSNILTRKHQFEKILFLTYLLVLIQITLLTREPGSRTTMNLHLFGTVGSPRANAYVVENLFLFMPYGVLLPLIWKRARQGLVCILAGAMTSVVIEFTQLLTQRGYFQIDDMVMNTLGMACGYLFYQIINWIRQQIHR encoded by the coding sequence ATGGAACACAACAATATGATTTTACAGCTAGGCTATCCAATCATGTGGAAATATATAATACAAGATATTGGAGATACACTGCAGCATTTACCTTTGGCTGCAGGCATAGGTTTGGTTTTATATTTAATCTGGTCATGGCTATTTTGCAGCAATATTTTAACGCGAAAGCATCAATTCGAAAAAATACTGTTTTTGACATATTTACTGGTTTTGATTCAGATCACATTATTAACCCGGGAACCCGGCTCCAGGACCACCATGAATTTACATCTTTTCGGAACCGTTGGCAGTCCACGAGCCAATGCCTATGTAGTGGAAAACCTGTTCTTGTTTATGCCATACGGTGTATTACTTCCTCTTATTTGGAAAAGAGCACGCCAGGGTCTGGTTTGTATTCTGGCTGGAGCTATGACCAGTGTGGTGATTGAGTTTACTCAGCTGCTGACACAGCGAGGGTACTTTCAGATAGATGATATGGTTATGAACACATTGGGAATGGCTTGTGGTTATCTGTTTTACCAAATAATAAACTGGATTAGACAACAAATTCATAGATAG
- a CDS encoding flippase: MKVKSIKVNAILNIIYTITNMIFPLVTFPYVSRILLAEGMGKVSFFTSVSNYAIMVGALGISTYGIRTVAKARADEDELNRVTMELLIINTLATLSVVIALLLLIPVVEKFRIDFILYIINIIIIITAPIGLNWLYSGLEQYEYITKRTIVFKTISIMLVFILVKEKKDYPMYAAITAFSTIGAYVCNFLYARKFVTFHFYKGLRYKRHYKPMLLLFASILAVHVYTNLDTIMLGFLCGDIEVGLYTIAVKIKWLLLSVVNAISAVLLPRLSFYLSEKNTDEYKRILKKSVSIIFFISIPLTIFFIIEARDSILLLGGADYIDAVMCMKIIMPILVISGFSNITGNQILVPHGKDSAFMTAVVIGAIVDIFLNAFLMPVWGCTGAAVATLLAEMTQMSIQLYYAKAMIVKSINFKTIYKFILSALVACFIVIVVRKIIDINAFVNLAITFTIYFGVYVGIIALFNLQAKS, translated from the coding sequence ATGAAAGTTAAATCTATAAAAGTAAATGCTATTTTAAATATTATTTATACTATAACTAATATGATATTTCCCTTAGTGACTTTTCCGTATGTGTCTAGAATCCTTTTGGCAGAAGGAATGGGAAAAGTATCATTTTTTACGTCTGTATCAAATTATGCAATTATGGTAGGGGCATTAGGAATATCGACTTATGGAATCAGAACTGTTGCCAAAGCTCGAGCAGATGAGGATGAGTTGAATCGAGTTACAATGGAATTACTTATTATAAATACTTTGGCTACGTTAAGTGTTGTGATTGCATTATTACTTCTCATACCTGTGGTTGAAAAATTTAGAATAGATTTTATATTGTATATAATCAATATTATAATAATTATTACAGCGCCTATAGGCTTAAACTGGTTATATTCTGGTTTGGAGCAATATGAATATATTACAAAACGGACCATTGTTTTTAAGACTATTTCTATAATGTTAGTGTTTATTCTTGTCAAAGAAAAAAAAGACTATCCCATGTATGCAGCTATTACTGCATTTTCAACAATAGGTGCATATGTATGTAATTTTTTGTATGCGCGGAAATTTGTCACTTTTCATTTTTATAAAGGGCTTAGGTACAAAAGACATTACAAACCAATGCTATTACTATTTGCTTCCATTTTAGCTGTGCATGTTTATACCAATTTAGACACAATCATGTTAGGTTTTTTATGTGGTGATATAGAAGTCGGATTGTATACTATTGCAGTAAAAATTAAGTGGTTGTTATTATCAGTAGTAAATGCTATTAGTGCAGTATTGTTGCCGAGGCTATCTTTTTATCTAAGTGAAAAGAATACGGATGAATATAAAAGAATTTTAAAAAAATCTGTATCAATAATTTTTTTTATTTCAATTCCACTTACAATATTTTTTATTATAGAAGCAAGGGATAGTATATTGCTTTTAGGTGGAGCAGATTACATAGATGCGGTAATGTGCATGAAAATAATAATGCCTATTTTAGTGATATCAGGATTTTCAAATATAACAGGGAATCAAATCCTTGTTCCACATGGGAAAGATTCGGCTTTTATGACAGCTGTGGTTATAGGAGCTATAGTTGATATTTTTTTAAATGCATTTTTAATGCCTGTTTGGGGATGTACAGGAGCAGCAGTTGCAACTTTACTGGCAGAAATGACTCAAATGAGTATTCAACTATATTATGCAAAGGCAATGATAGTCAAAAGTATTAATTTTAAGACTATTTATAAATTTATTTTATCAGCGCTTGTTGCTTGTTTTATAGTTATTGTAGTTCGTAAAATAATTGATATTAATGCTTTTGTGAATTTGGCTATAACATTTACAATATATTTTGGAGTTTATGTGGGGATTATTGCATTGTTTAATTTGCAAGCAAAATCTTAG
- a CDS encoding HAD family hydrolase has protein sequence MAKNKFITDFIRILDNGSIKIVAFDYFDTIVHRDCNPELILCEWAKYCACYLKYQISPSELYIARKQVERDEKQKSGKEELPYGLLIKKTLEKLCLNVDFLSFLDISIQAEISIECSHISLDENIMSVFKEVLKHNKRIIIISDFYSDKIIVEKLCAFLDIEQYISDIFISSEIGLRKSTGNLYEYICSNLKISPDELLMVGDNKKSDFEIPKKMGIYSVWKQCDRYIPQMLDTKELKKKYFKLAFSNPVWSPLSGYVPEILYFISKLYLELIALDIPKVFFFSREGQLIKMLFDIYQSSLNGKKIETEYLYISRKSILLPSLNDIEIETFQSIFRQFQHLTVSDFLNNLSFSNDEAAEIYSECGIGTNEILSEKTRNVILGKLKKCERFITLYDTKRNEQKKIFLDYLRSFGTVADSQNTITIVDIGWKGTIQDCLQKVVNGKYQIRGYYLGIVGKRFGIDNIHEKCGILFTDTPKKSLNYDLFSRSYMFYERIFVADHGPVLRYEYNHENIAEAVIDNIEEELNLYNYMREYQQRLIDCFKKMLKLYDNTMWLPYEQYGILVDCLLRKQCIHFPKVWKVEKIAREKTRENFGEVSRNEKKERERIGAEQLKKVDFYFVDYAYRLPEIYNLQFLKPLSAMYCRIVYWIKKIQYTINSLYKDDMQ, from the coding sequence ATGGCAAAAAATAAATTTATCACTGACTTCATTAGAATTCTGGATAATGGGAGTATTAAGATAGTAGCTTTTGATTATTTTGATACAATAGTTCATCGAGATTGTAATCCTGAACTTATTTTATGTGAGTGGGCAAAATATTGCGCATGTTATTTGAAATATCAAATTTCACCTTCTGAGCTTTATATAGCAAGAAAGCAAGTTGAGAGGGATGAAAAACAGAAATCTGGAAAGGAGGAATTACCATATGGTTTACTAATAAAAAAAACACTAGAGAAATTGTGTTTAAATGTGGATTTTTTAAGCTTTTTAGATATTTCAATACAAGCTGAAATTAGTATAGAGTGTTCACATATATCTTTGGATGAGAATATAATGTCCGTTTTTAAAGAAGTTCTTAAACATAATAAAAGGATTATTATAATTTCAGATTTTTACTCAGATAAAATTATAGTTGAGAAATTATGCGCTTTTCTTGATATCGAACAGTATATTTCAGATATATTTATATCAAGTGAAATAGGCTTAAGAAAATCAACGGGGAATCTATATGAGTATATTTGTAGTAATTTGAAAATTAGCCCGGATGAGCTTTTAATGGTAGGAGATAATAAGAAATCAGACTTTGAAATTCCTAAAAAGATGGGAATATATTCTGTTTGGAAGCAATGTGATAGGTATATTCCACAAATGCTGGACACCAAAGAATTGAAAAAAAAATATTTTAAACTTGCCTTTTCAAATCCTGTGTGGTCTCCTCTGAGTGGATATGTACCAGAAATTCTGTATTTTATTAGTAAGCTTTACTTAGAGTTAATTGCTTTGGATATACCTAAAGTTTTTTTCTTTTCACGAGAAGGGCAGTTAATAAAAATGCTATTTGATATTTATCAAAGTTCACTAAATGGTAAAAAAATTGAAACAGAATATTTGTATATTTCACGTAAATCTATTTTATTACCATCTCTTAATGATATTGAGATAGAAACATTTCAAAGTATCTTCCGTCAGTTTCAGCATCTTACTGTAAGCGATTTTTTAAATAATTTATCATTTAGTAATGATGAGGCTGCAGAAATTTACTCTGAATGTGGAATTGGAACAAATGAAATTCTTTCAGAGAAAACACGGAATGTTATATTAGGAAAATTAAAAAAATGTGAGCGGTTTATCACATTATATGATACAAAACGTAATGAACAGAAAAAAATTTTTCTTGATTATTTGAGAAGCTTTGGGACAGTTGCAGATTCACAAAATACAATTACCATTGTTGATATTGGTTGGAAAGGAACTATTCAAGATTGTCTCCAAAAAGTTGTGAATGGTAAATACCAGATTAGAGGATATTATTTGGGGATTGTTGGGAAGAGATTTGGTATTGATAATATACATGAAAAGTGCGGAATACTTTTTACGGATACTCCTAAAAAAAGTTTGAATTATGATTTGTTTAGTCGTTCATATATGTTCTATGAACGTATTTTTGTGGCGGATCATGGGCCGGTTTTACGTTATGAATATAACCATGAAAATATAGCTGAGGCAGTTATTGATAATATAGAAGAAGAGTTGAATTTGTATAATTATATGCGTGAATATCAACAGAGATTAATTGATTGCTTTAAAAAAATGTTGAAATTATATGATAATACAATGTGGCTGCCATATGAGCAGTATGGTATTTTGGTTGATTGTTTATTGAGAAAGCAGTGTATACACTTTCCAAAAGTATGGAAGGTTGAAAAAATAGCTAGAGAGAAAACCAGAGAAAATTTTGGAGAAGTATCACGAAATGAAAAAAAAGAACGGGAGCGTATAGGGGCTGAGCAATTAAAAAAGGTAGACTTCTATTTTGTTGATTATGCATATAGGCTGCCAGAAATCTATAATTTGCAATTTTTAAAACCGTTATCTGCTATGTATTGCAGAATAGTATATTGGATAAAAAAAATCCAATATACTATAAATAGTTTATATAAGGATGATATGCAATGA